Within the Epinephelus lanceolatus isolate andai-2023 chromosome 9, ASM4190304v1, whole genome shotgun sequence genome, the region gaatgaacacatgtggagttatgtacttaacaaaaaaaggtgaaataactgaaaacatgttttatattctagtttcttcaaaatagccaccctttgctctgattactgctttgcacactcttggcattctctcgatgagcttcaagaggtagtcacctgaaatggttttccaacagtcttgaaggagttcccagaggtgtttagcacttgttggcccctttgccttcactctgcggtccagctcaccccaaaccatctcgattgggttcaggtccggtgactgtggaggccaggtcatctgccgcagcactccatcactctccttcttggtcaaatagcccttacacagcctggaggtgtgtttggggtcattgtcctgttgaacaataaatgatcgtccaactaaatgcaaactggatgggatggcatgtcgctgcaggatgctgtggtagccatgctggttcagtgtgccttcaattttgaataaatccccaacagtgtcaccagcaaaacacccccacaccatcacacctcctcctccgtgcttcacagtgggaaccaggcatgtggaatccatccgttcaccttttctgcgtctcacaaagacacggcggttggaaccaaagatctcaaatttggactcatcagaccaaagcacagatttccactggtctaatgtccattccttgtgtttcttggcccaaacaaatctcttctgcttgttgcctctcattagcagtggtttcctagcagctatttgaccatgaaggtctgattcgcgcagtctcctcttaacagttgttctagagatgggtctgctgctagaactctgtgtggcattcatctggtctctgatctgagctgctgttaacttgcgatttctgaggctggtgactcggatgaacttatcctcagaagcagaggtgactcttggtcttcctttcctgggtcggtcctcatgtgtgccagtttcgttgtagcgcttgatggtttttgcgactccacttggggacacatttaaagtttttgcaattttccggactgactgaccttcatttcttaaagtaatgatggccactcgtttttctttagttagctgattggttcttgccataatatgaattttaacagttgtccaatagggctgtcggctgtgtattaacctgacttctgcacaacacaactgatggtcccaaccccattgataaagcaagaaattccactaattaaccctgataaggcacacctgtgaagtggaaaccatttcaggtgactacctcttgaagctcatggagagaatgccaagagtgtgcaaagcagtaatcagagcaaagggtggctattttgaagaaactagaatataaaacatgttttcagttatttcacctttttttgttaagtacataactccacatgtgttcattcatagttttgatgccttcagtgagaatctacaatgtaaatagtcatgaaaataaagaaaacgcattgaatgaaaaggtgtgtccaaacttttggcctgtactgtataaataaatatatattagtaAAATTggtaaagttattaaaagactCCACAGTCCaccttaaaagaaaaaaaatatcagtcgACCTTAAATATGCACACTGAGGGGGCTCGGTTGAGTGACGTCGCTCCCGCTGATTGGTTGAATCTTCGAGGTATGCGGGTATGCAAATAAGCGGGGTGGGCTCGTGGAAACGAGTAGGTGACGTCAGTTCCCCCTTCGCATAGAGCGAAACAAACATGGCGATAGACTCGAGTGGACGGGGGTTTACGCTAACTTTATTCgtcttttcttgtgtttttgcgGGCAGGCAGGCCGAGGAAGTGCTGGCGGAGCCGAGAGTCACCCCCCGGATACTCGGCATGAGGCTGGAGACGAGCACGACTCCGGCTGGGACCACCGAGAGAGGGGTTATTCAGGTGACCGAGGGCAGCGACATCCAATTCAGGTTCTACGGGCTCGACTTGCGCCCGAACACTTCGCGACTCATCAAGTTCATAGAAATTTACTCCAGCGATAAAGAGGATGATGATTTCGGCACGGTTATGTCCCCCTTCAATAGGACTTGTCCCGAACTCACCAAGGATATAGAAGTAAAGGGGTCCATGGTTGTTACCAACCAAAACACCTCCGGGGTGGTCAGCCTCCGGATCAAGCAGCTCCGCAAGAGCGAGGTGGTGAAGGTGTTCGGCTTGTGCGTCCGTGACCCCCTGGAGAAGGAGGAGACGTGGTACCTGCTGGATGACCAGGACGGCAGAGTGCGGGTGGTGGAGGTGGCGAAGTCGTTGCTGCCCATCTGGCTGCAGGTGATCCTCATCTCCTTCCTGCTCGTGCTGTCCGGCATGTTCAGCGGGCTCAACCTGGGGCTGATGGCGCTGGACCCGATGGAGCTGCGCATCGTGCAGAGCTGCGGCACCGAGAAGGAGAAGAAATACGCACGGAAGATCGAGCCCATCCGCAGGAAGGGTAACTACTTGCTGTGCTCGCTGCTCCTCGGGAACGTCCTGGTCAACACCACTCTCACCATCCTCCTGGACGACCTCACCAAGTCCGGGGTCGGCGCTGTGGTCGCGTCCACAGTTGGCATCGTTATTTTTGGCGAGATCGTCCCGCAGGCGCTGTGCTCCCGGCACGGTCTGGCAGTCGGGGCGAACACCATCTATGTCACCAAGCTGTTCATGCTGCTAACTTTCCCTCTGTCGTGGCCCATCAGCAAGATCCTGGACTGCGTCCTGGGCCAGGAGATCGGCACCGTGTACAACCGGGAGAAGCTGGTGGAGATGCTGAAAGTCACCGAGCCGTACAACGACCTGGTGAAAGAGGAGCTCAACATGATCCAGGGCGCGCTGGAGCTCAGGACGAAAACGGTGGAGGATGTCATGACGCCCATCAGCAACTGCTTCATGATCCACAGCGACGCCGTGTTGGACTTCAACACCATGTCGGAGATCATGGAGAGCGGATACACGAGGATACCTGTGTACGAGCACGAGCGGTCCAACATCGTGGACATCCTGTTTGTCAAGGACCTGGCCTTCGTTGACCCGGACGACTGCACCACACTCAAGACCATCACCAAGTTCTACAACCATCCGGTGCACTTTGTCTTCCACGACACCAAGCTGGACTCCATGCTGGAGGAGTTTAAGAAAGGTTTGTGGAAATTATTTATAAGTTAGAGACACATCTAAGAGAGTGATCATTGAGGCAGTGCTGTGGGAGATAGTCGCatcttttactttagtaaaagtagCAGCACTGCAGCATGGAAATACTCCTGCAGTCAAAATCTTACTTAAGTAACAGTACAAAGTATACGCATCAAAATATTAGAGATGTATTAATGTGTACATCACTACATAGAATTAGCCACTCTTACCAGCTGCAAAGAAGCTTAACTTAAAACcaaacatcatcatttattcactgatttatattttgttttactaatccaaatctgcaaagtaactaaaggcAATTAAATCTAGTAAGAAGTACATATTTGCCTCCAGAATGTACTTGAGAGGAAGTATAACAAGTGAAGCCACAAAATTATACTGAAATACTTGTACTTGAGTTAGTGAGGACAGGAGGCAGGGATTTGTGTCAGGTGTTGCTATCTTTCTCACCTGGAAAATACAGGAGGGGCAGAATTATCGACACCATACAGTAACCGTGTAATTTATGTGGGTGTAACTCATAGTATTTGGTTGTTTATGAGACTGTCAGAGGTGCAGGCAGTTCAGACACGGAGTGATGACACATGAAAGTGGCTGCAAAAGTCTTAAGTGTCAAAGTGAGTTCAGTggcttgacctttgacctctgtgtGGAATTGGCCAAGTGATAAAAGAAGTTTCCATCTTGAGGATTGGGGATGTGTTGATTTATCCTACCtgaggttttgttgtttgtgttggtAACTGAAAGAATAACCAATACGTGGTTTTTGTTTTATGGGTTTTATTTAATCCAGAGTGTCAGGACGGAGTTCAGCCTCGTGCAATGAACCTGACATGACTCGGCTGTGGTTGCTATGTGCATCAGGCGTTTTATTCGGAGACAGTATCTGTCTGCCAGACTCCCTCGTGTTCAGAGTATCTGAGTTGAAGTCATATTAGTTTTACACTTCAAGCTGGCGTTTGGCTGGTTGTATTTTCTCTAAGGTTCAGGAGGAATACTCAATTAAGCTGACATCTTTATCACTCACTATGTTCTGCCTGTAGACATCCTTGGTAGGATCACAAAAAGAGAAAGGTTTATTTCCTACAGAGTGAGGAAATGGTGCTGTTAATTTAAAGCTGTGTCTCTGACTCAGCTGACAACACCACGTTGAGGCTTTTTTCAGGAATCAAATGTAACTGTGGCTGCGTTTTGCGATGGGCGATATCAAAAACACTTCCCTGATTTACTTCTCTGTTCTTGCTTTGCTGTCTTTCctcttttaaaacacacacacacacacacacacgcacatgtgcacACTCCCTCTCTCAGGAGGACGTACAGACACTGACGCCATCCCCTGCAGGGATGTATTTTTCCTCTCTCAGGCATCTCGTATCAAGGTCACAGACAGTAGAGACACTTGCTGTGTCTATATCTCAGCGCAGCGAGGAATGAGCGattgcctctctgtctctgtagtaGCATGTCGTAGTAATGAAGGTAAAATGTGACTGAAGTTTGTCGGCAGCATCAGCTCCATGTTCATACCAGTATGATGAATGCATCGTAACTTACTAAATGCTTTTATTTCACATCTTTCCACCGTGACTTATCTCAGATCAGCCGCTGTAGATTGACTTTTGAGATGCTGTAGTGGTGCACGGCGCTGTGTGACATTTGGCCAAGAAATGGCTCTGCGGCTCATCTTAGTAGACTTGGCTGGTGGGAGGGTTTGGCAACAAGCTGCagtgcctacacacacacacacacacacacacacacacacacacacacacacacacacacacacacagagtccggCTGCACAGAGAGTTGAAAACAATGTACACTGGCTCAAAGCTTGGCAGAGAGATTTACTGTAAAGTAGTGATGAGAACACTCAGTTtcaaagtgttgagtttgaggTTTGTGAAAATTCAGGAGGCCCTCAGTGAcgacgtttacatgcacaacattttgcacaatattcccatttacatgcagctgATCAACGTGCCCTAACACGTCGTTTAACAATATAGAAAAGTGGAACAACTGGActgcttgtgccattttgcttctttgcagcaaaatATGATTTTTACAAAGTCTcactctttcattccttcagccaccttcttgaaaaggtcagcaTTGGGATATTTGCgaatatccaaaaacctgttaatATCAAAGTCTTTCATATTGTTTGAAAGTAGgtgtctttcttcttctgacAGGAAATGTTAGCTTCTCTTTTTTGCATGCATCTCCACCCAAGAGCAAACTATTCGctggttggtttgtgtacaacgcacagagctgaccGTAAACAGATAAGAGGCATCAG harbors:
- the LOC117252584 gene encoding metal transporter CNNM4 isoform X2, with protein sequence MAIDSSGRGFTLTLFVFSCVFAGRQAEEVLAEPRVTPRILGMRLETSTTPAGTTERGVIQVTEGSDIQFRFYGLDLRPNTSRLIKFIEIYSSDKEDDDFGTVMSPFNRTCPELTKDIEVKGSMVVTNQNTSGVVSLRIKQLRKSEVVKVFGLCVRDPLEKEETWYLLDDQDGRVRVVEVAKSLLPIWLQVILISFLLVLSGMFSGLNLGLMALDPMELRIVQSCGTEKEKKYARKIEPIRRKGNYLLCSLLLGNVLVNTTLTILLDDLTKSGVGAVVASTVGIVIFGEIVPQALCSRHGLAVGANTIYVTKLFMLLTFPLSWPISKILDCVLGQEIGTVYNREKLVEMLKVTEPYNDLVKEELNMIQGALELRTKTVEDVMTPISNCFMIHSDAVLDFNTMSEIMESGYTRIPVYEHERSNIVDILFVKDLAFVDPDDCTTLKTITKFYNHPVHFVFHDTKLDSMLEEFKKGKSHLAIVQKVNNEGEGDPFYEVLGLVTLEDVIEEIIKSEILDESDLYTDNRTRKKVAPNKNKRDFSAFKHESESKVKVSPQLLLAAHRFLATEVSLFSPSQISEKVLLRVLRHPDVIQEIKFNESDKRSPHHYVYQRGKPVDYFVLILQGRVEVEAGNENMKFETGPFSFYGVMALSAPTLVAAPRPRHLSFKRFSLFSRLPGKTVSYDSLRPPAGRLTPTEFRSPSHLSGLNRTASLSGADRSESLSVSGSNSQLNNSIPSQQYTPDFYVRALSDLQFVKITRAQYQNGLMASRLDSTPQSPESGHNTIRLDQTTPPATANTTITDLGADSTPTENGPDETTLLLLNEQNSPHTANHHSQLENSI
- the LOC117252584 gene encoding metal transporter CNNM4 isoform X1 — encoded protein: MAIDSSGRGFTLTLFVFSCVFAGRQAEEVLAEPRVTPRILGMRLETSTTPAGTTERGVIQVTEGSDIQFRFYGLDLRPNTSRLIKFIEIYSSDKEDDDFGTVMSPFNRTCPELTKDIEVKGSMVVTNQNTSGVVSLRIKQLRKSEVVKVFGLCVRDPLEKEETWYLLDDQDGRVRVVEVAKSLLPIWLQVILISFLLVLSGMFSGLNLGLMALDPMELRIVQSCGTEKEKKYARKIEPIRRKGNYLLCSLLLGNVLVNTTLTILLDDLTKSGVGAVVASTVGIVIFGEIVPQALCSRHGLAVGANTIYVTKLFMLLTFPLSWPISKILDCVLGQEIGTVYNREKLVEMLKVTEPYNDLVKEELNMIQGALELRTKTVEDVMTPISNCFMIHSDAVLDFNTMSEIMESGYTRIPVYEHERSNIVDILFVKDLAFVDPDDCTTLKTITKFYNHPVHFVFHDTKLDSMLEEFKKGKSHLAIVQKVNNEGEGDPFYEVLGLVTLEDVIEEIIKSEILDESDLYTDNRTRKKVAPNKNKRDFSAFKHESESKVKVSPQLLLAAHRFLATEVSLFSPSQISEKVLLRVLRHPDVIQEIKFNESDKRSPHHYVYQRGKPVDYFVLILQGRVEVEAGNENMKFETGPFSFYGVMALSAPTLEFRSPSHLSGLNRTASLSGADRSESLSVSGSNSQLNNSIPSQQYTPDFYVRALSDLQFVKITRAQYQNGLMASRLDSTPQSPESGHNTIRLDQTTPPATANTTITDLGADSTPTENGPDETTLLLLNEQNSPHTANHHSQLENSI